From the genome of Pyxidicoccus xibeiensis:
GTCTGCACCACCAGCCGCGCCGTCTCGCCGGGGCTGTAGCGCGCCTTGTCCGCCACCACCTGGATGCGGTCCTGGTCGAAGCGGGGCCAGGCCACCGCGTTGCCACCGGAGGCCGACACCTGGAAGCCCGCCTGAACGAGGTTCTTCGCCGGGTCCTGCGCCCACGCGCGCACCTGGTACTGGCCCGCCTCCGGCACGGGGAGCCGGCACGTGACGGCCGTCTTCTCCGTGGTGACGAGGCACTGGCCCGCCTCCACCTTCTCCTCGCGGTTGACGAGCTGCGCGCTGGTGCCGCTCAGGCGCGCATAGGTGTGGTGGTCCACGCGCTCCAGCTGCGCGCGCACCTGCACGCCCTCGCGCACCGTGCCGTCCGGACGCACGGCGATGATGGGCACCTCCAGCACCTCACCGGCGCGCACCACCGCGCGCGCGGGGGGCAGCACGCCCACGTAGAAGGCGGCGGGGTGCACCACCCGCGACAGGCGCCCGGCATAGGCCTGCCGGTCCACGTCCGTGACGCTCGCCTCCACGGTGTAGCGCATGGGGCCCGCGTAGGACGGGTGGTCCACCTTGAAGCGGACCGTCTTGCGGCCCTGGCCGTCCAGGCGCTCCTCGCCGCTGTCGACGAGCCCCGCGCCGGAGCCGTCCTCCGGCAGCCCGAAGGCGAACTGCGAGAAGCCGGAGGCCGCGAAGGACTCGCGGGCCCGCCACACCTGGTAGCGCACCTCACGTCCGGACAGCTCGCCGCCGTGCAGGTAGCGCGCGTCCACCACCGCCTCCACTTCACTGCCGGACGGCCACTCCTGCTGCGCGCCCGTCACCTTCACCTCGAACGTGGGCACGCGGTACTCCTCCACGCGGAAGGTGTGGCCCACCGCCCGCCCGCCATGCGTGAGGCGCAGCGAGTACTCACCCACGGCCGCGCCGGCCTTCAGCTTCAGGTCCACGTCCGCCGTGCCGAAGGTGTCCAGCGCCAGTTCCGTGTCCAGCACGCCCTGGCCGCGCGGGTCCTGCACGCGCACCTGCACGCCGCGCTGGCCCTTCGGCAGCTTCCCCGCGTCCTTCACCAGCGCCTTGATGTGCACCGTCTCCTCCGGCCGGTAAACACCCCGGTCGGTGAAGACGAGCGCGGCGAGCCGCTCGGCGCCCTTCACCTCGCCCGACAGGCCGAACTGCCAGGCGTTGGACAGCTTCTGCTCGTCCACCTCCGCCACCAGCCGGTCCTCGTCCTTGCGGGCGGAGATGAAGACGCGCTTGTCCAGGCCGCTGCCGGAGGCGATGCCGGGCGCGCGCAGGAGCGCCACGCCGTCCGCCCCCGTCTCCGCGGAGGCCAGCTTCGCCCCCGTCTCGTCGAGCAGCGCCACCTGGCCCTGCGCCACCGGCGCCGCGTCCGCCAGGCGGGTGAGCCACACCAGGATGCCGCCGTCGTGCACCTTGGCGGTGAGGCCCAGGCCGGAGAGCTGGAGCAGCATCGCGTCCTGGATGGCCCGCTCGCCCGCCTCGCTGCCCCGGCCCTTCGCGGTGAGCTGCAGGCAGTACAGGCCCGGCTTGCCGCTCTCCAGCGACACCTCCAGCGGCTCCACCGTGTTGAGCGACTTCGGGCGGGGCGCGCTCACGCTGCGCTCCGGCCCCATGGCGACGCCGTAGCTGGCGCAGTCCGTCTGCCGCGCGTGCACGTAGGCCTGCACGAAGGCGTCCGGCGCGGTGATGCGGCGCGCCTGGGCTTCGAGTGTGCCCAGGTTCATGCCCTGGAAGGGCAGGCGGGCCCCTGGCAGCTCCAGCGTCAGGTGCTGCTGGGGAAGCTGGAGCCGGGGCGGCAGGTCCTGGGCGCGGAAGGCCCACTTCGGCGTGCCCTCCAGCGGGTTGCCCAGCACGTCCTCCAGCCCGCGCTTGAGCGCTGCTCGGTAGCGCTGGCCCGGGGTGAGTCGCATCGTCACCGTCGCGCCCTTGCCCCAGCCGGAGACCTCGAGGGACTCGGGCGCCGGCTCCACGTCGAGGTGCGTCCGGAGCGCGTCCGCGTCGACGGGGTTGTTGAAGCTCAGCTCCCACTGCGAGGACAGGGGCGCGCGCTGCGGGTCCTCTCCGGAGGTCAGCGTCTGCGCGTCCAGCGTCAGGCGGCGGTTGACGGTGAGGACCATGGAGTGGACGGCGGGCTCGGCGCCCTCGCCGTCGGTGTGGGTGGGGCAGAGGACCGTCACGGTGGTGCCGTGCGCAAGCGAGCGGGGGAAGCGCAGCGCGAGCACGTGCTCGCTGTCCACCGACACGCTGGCGGGGCCCTCGCCGTCCGCCAGCGCCGCCACCTTCACGGGCACCCGCTTGCCGGCGTCGTCCTCGGCGATGATGTGCCGGTCCAGCGCCTTGGAGGAGACGGGCTGGTCATAGAGCGCCAGCAGCGGCCCGTTGCCCACCTGGTCCGTGAAGTCGTTGAGGAAGGCGATGAAGCGCGGGCGGCCCGGGATGACGGGCCACGAGGCCACCTTGCCCGCCACCTGGAAGAAGGGCACCTGGAAGGTGTCCTCCCACGCCGACGCGAGCTGTGGCCCCGCGTCACCCGCGGCCGCTGCGCTGGCGACGCGCACCGTCACCTCATGGCCCCACTGCAGGGCCTCGGGCTCGGGGCTGAAGACGAGCTCCGTGGGGGAGCGCCAGGACCACGCGCCCTTCTGCGGCGGCGTGAAGGTCGCCGGCACCCCCGCCGTGTCCATGGGCGCGCTGAAGGTGAGCACCAGCTCGCACCCCGCCTGCTCGCAGGCGCTTCGTGTGATGGTGAGCATCTCCGCGCCTTCCGTGCCCTCGGCCCCGGGCTCCACGGGCTCCCCAGGCTCCGTGGGTTCCGCCGGAGGTGGGAGAGGTGGGGGCTCCACGGGCGGAGGCAGGCTGACCAGGGGCACTTGCGGGACGGAGGCCCCGTCGCTCATGGGGGCCTGGGCCCCCTCGGGAGTGGCTTGCGGGGCGGAGTCCTGGCCCCGCTGACATGCGACGAAGCAGAGGGCGGTGAGGACCCACCCGAGCAGCGGGGGGCCGAGGCGGCGGGGACGGGACATTGCGGGCTCCTGGGAGGAGGCGAGAGGCGGGGAAGGCTCTGCCGGGGCCGCACAGCAACCGCCGT
Proteins encoded in this window:
- a CDS encoding alpha-2-macroglobulin family protein, with translation MSRPRRLGPPLLGWVLTALCFVACQRGQDSAPQATPEGAQAPMSDGASVPQVPLVSLPPPVEPPPLPPPAEPTEPGEPVEPGAEGTEGAEMLTITRSACEQAGCELVLTFSAPMDTAGVPATFTPPQKGAWSWRSPTELVFSPEPEALQWGHEVTVRVASAAAAGDAGPQLASAWEDTFQVPFFQVAGKVASWPVIPGRPRFIAFLNDFTDQVGNGPLLALYDQPVSSKALDRHIIAEDDAGKRVPVKVAALADGEGPASVSVDSEHVLALRFPRSLAHGTTVTVLCPTHTDGEGAEPAVHSMVLTVNRRLTLDAQTLTSGEDPQRAPLSSQWELSFNNPVDADALRTHLDVEPAPESLEVSGWGKGATVTMRLTPGQRYRAALKRGLEDVLGNPLEGTPKWAFRAQDLPPRLQLPQQHLTLELPGARLPFQGMNLGTLEAQARRITAPDAFVQAYVHARQTDCASYGVAMGPERSVSAPRPKSLNTVEPLEVSLESGKPGLYCLQLTAKGRGSEAGERAIQDAMLLQLSGLGLTAKVHDGGILVWLTRLADAAPVAQGQVALLDETGAKLASAETGADGVALLRAPGIASGSGLDKRVFISARKDEDRLVAEVDEQKLSNAWQFGLSGEVKGAERLAALVFTDRGVYRPEETVHIKALVKDAGKLPKGQRGVQVRVQDPRGQGVLDTELALDTFGTADVDLKLKAGAAVGEYSLRLTHGGRAVGHTFRVEEYRVPTFEVKVTGAQQEWPSGSEVEAVVDARYLHGGELSGREVRYQVWRARESFAASGFSQFAFGLPEDGSGAGLVDSGEERLDGQGRKTVRFKVDHPSYAGPMRYTVEASVTDVDRQAYAGRLSRVVHPAAFYVGVLPPARAVVRAGEVLEVPIIAVRPDGTVREGVQVRAQLERVDHHTYARLSGTSAQLVNREEKVEAGQCLVTTEKTAVTCRLPVPEAGQYQVRAWAQDPAKNLVQAGFQVSASGGNAVAWPRFDQDRIQVVADKARYSPGETARLVVQTPFTEARGLLTVERGGILEHRVFDIRGDTPTLEIPITDAHVPNVYVSVVLLRGRVHTEKDATGFETGAPAFKLGYAQLHVEPGNQRLAVEVAPEKPVARPGATVTLDVTVRDAAGRPASGQAAVMVVDEAVLGLTGYRTPDPVPALYAAQALGVRTAESRLELPHARRQRHELLFPGGDGGEGFALGDFPADLRTLFQSTAYWNPRVAVGADGKASLRVKLPDNLTRYRIMAVVVDEAGRAGSGEKGLVVKKPLMLQPVLPRFAYPGDTLRVEVLAFNGQAEAGPVQVTASFDGLELQQGGNLVPPAQAVKPGESASFGFPVKVAGRGAAKVRFAARLGEATDAVEVTLPVLNPGSRRVMVSSAQVSGEQRLELALPADRQPGSVELEVTVSGTALSELKDAVGYLMDYPNGCIEQTTSTAYPLVVLKDLLPEMGVTVNEADLQKFSEAGIKRILSFQTTAGGLSYWPGGTEPHAFATAFGLTALIEGKKRGYDVPDEALKRMGDYLELRLRDGEISEEMPHTSMADADSRAYFVMTLGRLGRPQPAYISTLWREKSKLTPFGLSFLAVAVSELKGQDQSLLQPILAEVEAAAQKSEQEAWFDGEPHGGWSMDSPLRTHATSLLAFASAGGSGGPMGARLLTGLLRRQQGGMWGNTQENVFGIMGVVRLAKSAQGGNVPPMSLTLDGRTVKEGDMEAVSQRVRRLRLTEADLGLKAGQAHTHQVRLTNRGPSPAILRVRAQYEAELNAKNRAPREDGFRVERQYETVSGQPLAGPIPLGSLVRVRLKVKASTHQNYVAIDDKLPAGLEPMNTSLATTEKVSQGPMTAALQRGLATLSYSEMRDHRVAFYVDDMVEGDYEFSYVARATTPGTFLRPAAGAEAMYAPEVAGATAIDEVTVQ